The following nucleotide sequence is from Mycosarcoma maydis chromosome 21, whole genome shotgun sequence.
GCATGACAATCCATCTTTAGCTCTTTTCTTGGTGCGACCTGTTGTATTGCTCGAGTGTTTGCGTCTGTGGATCTAAAGCTAGCCGAACACAGCCTTGTATACCTTGCTGGCACTCCACAGCACAATAAAAGAAATGCCCCAACACGCTGCATCGCCTATCTCCTTCAAGCTCCTTAACTCCACTGGCAACACTACATACTTGCCATGCGCCTGTGCCGGATCCGCCTGTTTTCCTTGCTTGACTAAGCTGGTAAACTCGCCTTGTACAAAGTCACCATCCGTGTAAAACCTGTGcatctcggcatccttgtTTGTCCAACGCTGCCTGAGCCAGGTTTCGAAAGCGCTTCTTTCTTCTTCGCTGCTCTCTGCAGGCTTGATGTTTGCGCCTAGAGGTGGTGCATCAATATCTGCCGTAGCAAGCTGTGCGACCGCAACAGCGTTTGAAGAGGTATCGCCAGCTACAGGTTTTGTGATGCGCGTCATGGTCAAGTGCACATGAATCGCCGGCGGAGGCACACCTTGCATAAAGATACTTCTGAGCGTGTAAAAGTCCTGTCCGTGACCCGCTGGTGGAACACCGGGATATCCCACGCTAAAATCGACGAGCCATAGATCATGCATCTCTTTCGCCAACGTTCGAAGACAAAAGAACAGGCCTGTCGACCTCGGAAGCAGCAGGTTCTCCATGTCCTTGATCCCCATTTTCTCGGCAAACTTGGCCGACACCGGTCGAGTTTGGCTCGATACAAGCGTTCCTTCGGGGAAGATGAGCAATAGCAACTTCTTGGCGGTGTCGGTGGAAGCACTCGAGAATGCGTCGTTCTGGTTTTGCGATGCGACTTCGCCTAGTTGTTTGGCCAATTGTGCCTGATCGCTAGCCCAGTTGCGTGCGAGAAAGATAAAGCGATAGAACTGCATCCCCCAGCCAATGAAAGGAATCCACTTTAAAGATTTTTTCAGGATAATCAGGATACTATCCGCCAAATCCGCATAGTAGGCAAGACACCACAGGTACAACCAATCCGTATAGACCTGGTGATTCGACATCCAGATCGACCGACTCGGCAGATCGATCGAAACAATCTTTCCCGTCTGTTTATTCCGGTGCACAAAAGTTTCCGGATCCAAGTATCCGCCTTTTCCATCGCcgatcgagatgatgaGCTGGCTAGGTCCAAAGAATTGCGAAATGATGAGTAGAATTCGAGCGAACGCAAGCTTGGTGTATGCAATGTGCGAGTGATAGATCGGTTTCGTAGCCGGATGAAGCGAGAGTGGCCATGATAGCAGTTGGAACAGATGAACAGAGATGATGCAGATGTTGAAGACGAGCGCGAACAGGGTGGTTTGCAAGTAGGTCTGTTTGGGCGGTCGTGACGAGATGGGAATGGTGTAAGGAGGCGCAGTGGCTGAAGAGCCTAGGCCGGTTTTGGCAGAGACATTCTCCGGGATGGAGTTGGTTGTGGCGTTGGATGACATTGGCACGAGTGTCTTTGGGAATCCGAGATGGTATTACGGTGTTTGCAATCACCTTGTAAGGCCAATGTCCAACAAATCCCAGGAGGGGTGCGTTCTAGAAAAGTTCTAATCGATGCACGACTGAAATACCGAGCATACACAGAAAAGGGAGACTAGGTTGATGGTGAagatcgagctgcatcCATGCTGTCGAAGGCTGAGGTCCGTGGAGGTAGGAAAGCATGTTGCGTGAACTCGCGGATGGAAAGGTGGTGTGCTTCTTGTGGAgcagctcgtggctgctgTATGTCGCacaaactcacgactggatgacagtcacgagtcgtgagtgtgagtttCGGCTGACAGCTCCCGAGTCCGACTTGAACCAGAGTAGTTCACGGTCGTTTCGCTCTCGGCTAAAACGAAAGAAATGCTCCACTTTTCCGCAACTCTGCGTCATAGTGTTGCACGATATCGTTTGGTattcacgactctgtgattcgtgattcttcaTGGTGGGCTCGGGTCCACGACAACCCGTCTTTGACTGTTACGTCGAGTTCAACGTACAAAACGCTCCCAAGAACACAGAACACGCAAGAcggaaatcgtgaatacgaACTGcccttcgtgcttcgtgtTTGGCTCTCTCGAAAGCCCCCTCTCTGTCTTGAGAGGCATCTCGAAGGCGAGGCTCAGGCGTTGCTTCGCAGGATGCTCAATGAGGACTCAACGAGATGGCGCAAGAGGTGAACGTCGCTGGAAAGTGAGTGGTTCAGAATGTAGGTACTGGACTGTACATTAAAGCTCGAAGCGGACTACACTTCTACGGCTGGCAATCCATTCAGTTCGGCCAATCGTGGATGGCCAGCTTCGCATCCCTTTGCACGGCTCAACGAAGGCTTGTGCCCTGACCGAGATAGAACGTGCGCCCTGCCGATCCATCGCCAACTTTCCCGAGCCCTGGTCCGGTCTTGGCTTCCGCCAGCTTGTCTACTTTATCAGCATCAAGCCCTACTGCTCTTGCGAGACGTGAGCCTATACTGCTGCCTGGCGCGCGTGCAGCATCGCTTGTTACTGCCAATGCGCTGTTCTCGTCTCGCAACGAGACGCCTTGCGTGTTGACAACGCCGGTTTTGATGCCACCTGTAGCAGCAATTTGTGCCTCAAGCGGTGTTGCTAGcgccgaagaggaagcaTCAGAAGATGTCAAGTGGGTAACAATGTTCTTGGCAGATAGCAGACCTTTGGCAAAGAGATCATAGTAGTTggcattcgcgattgtaTCGACGGCGCCAATGACGTGGTCCTTTGGCATGCAAGTGGTAGCCCCATCATGTCAGTGCTCATGTCTCTAGCAAAAGAGTTGTACGTTGCCTCGATGCTGTACTTACATTCCAACGACCTTTGATCTCCTCGGTAACTGAAGGTCGGACGGGAGCAACGTAGGCGGGTTTGAGCTGTTCGTGTGACAAGCGCTGCTTGCCCTGCTTGTCCCAATTGTCCGGATCGATATCGTTGAGCTGTAGCTTGATCCGGTTGAGTGCAAGCGCAGTGTCATGTGTTCGCACGGCGATCGTATGGCGAAAAGTGTAGAGCAGCGAAGTGGCTACAAACACACCACCCAACGGAGCCAGAATGAAACGTGTTACGGCCATGCTTGCGTATTCTCTGGAGCTGCGATCGTGAGCTGCCAGTGCTCGCGTTGTCGGTGCGACTAGGACTGCGTTGTGGCCAAAGGCGACCCCTCTTGCGGCTTGACAAGTGCGCGGATTACGACCAAGCTGGTGAAGCAGATACGCACACTTTGGGCTTGATGTAGAGGTGGAGGATCGAccagcattcgtgattcacgattcacgaatcataaATTTCGTTGTacaccagtcacgagtcgtgagtcgtgagtcgtgagtgcgaCCAGCCGTGAGAAATCGGAATAACTTTAGTCGCAGACATCAGAGTGGAATTCCGCCAACATATCCAGTTGCAAATCACTGAAtcgacagtcgtgagtgattcacgattgacgcGTGATCGATGGGTTTTGCAACTCTGGCTGCTTTCAGACAGTCTCATTCAATTATTGCTGTATCGCGCCTGCTGAGGTTTGGTTCACATTGATTGGCAGCTTCGGGTTTCGGCTTGGttttgtgtgtgtgcaagaagaacaagactcacgactcgtgctTTCGACCAgcaagagtcgtgagtagcTTCGTGACTCTGACAAATACCAAGACATCTCGGCCTGaatcagcatcagcaaaGCCTGCATACCAGACTGTTGCGACTTGTTCGCGCTGCTTTCTGGTCTTTGGTGCGTGCACAGCCAAACGCACCCTCTTACTCACCGCTCAAATTTACAGCTGTACCGACCCATCCGCCATCGTTGTGGCCACTAcaggcgctcaagatgaACGCCGCGTTCAATCCGCTAGCTATGCTAGCAGAAAGGGTCTGCGGTCCCATTTACAACGCTATCGATACAGGCAACAATGTACTTGCTGTGAGACATGCTGATAAGGTGCTGCAGTCTCAGCCGGATCTGGCGCTTGCTTCCGCACTCAAAGCGCTCGCACTGGTACGCTCATCGAAACGCGCCGAAGCCGACCAGATCTGCACAAAGCTGGTAAAGAGAGGCTTGCGGAAGGGCGAAGAAAACGCTCTGACACCACTGATCTGGACATTGGGTCGACTGGGTCGTACCGATGACGAAATCACTCTTCTGGAAGCTGCGGTCAAGGCTAGCCCCAACGACGAGTCCTTAGCTCGCCAGGCTTTCTTTGCTTTCATCAAGAACAAAGCGTTTCAAaaagcgcagcagctggcgctcaagatgcaCAAGTCGTTTACCGGTCGCAAccgagctcaaggaagGTTTGTGGAAGAGTATTTTTGGTGGTCTATCCTATCTtatctgctgctcgctaGGGATCCCAAGGCGCCAGGTGCAGCTCTGGCACTACCGCTCAGCCAAAGGATGATCGAAAAGCAGATTGAATCCAAGCCGCTGGGCTTGaacgacgaagaagcgcttTGTCTGTTGCTGCAAGTGCTCATTCGACAAGGCAAGAAGCAAGACGCTTTCGATTTGGTCGCTGCTCAAGACTCTGTTGGACATAAGCTGTGCGACCGCAACCTTGGCTTGGAATTCACCCGAACCGATTTGGCTCAGGATCTGCAGAACTGGAGATACGTGGAAGCAAGCTGTTGGAAGCGTATCGACGGTGGCAGTCGGAACTGGGCGCATTTCAGCGGCTACTTGGACGCGGCCGAGAAGCTAGGCAAGGATCACCTCGTGGCAGCTCAGAAGAAGATCAACGTGCTTTTGAGCATCAAGGGTGCTACAAAGGATCGTTCGGTGCggcttgccgagctggaagtTGTACGCAAGCGTTGGAACATGGGCGACCAGGATGCCGAGCCACAGCTTGAGGCCAAGTTGGTCTCTTACTTTGACCAGTTTGCGAGCAAAGCGTGCTGTCACGAAGATCTTGTTGTGTATCTCGGTGTGCTCGGCGCGGAATCGCGAGCAAGGCTGACTGAAAAGATCAAGagcaaagcacgaagtTTGCCGATCAAGAACGAGCTGGATCTGAGGACCAACATCTCGATCGTCAAGATCACACGAACAATCCAACCTGCAATCACTATGACGGAGGAAAGCGAAGCCACTCTTGCGACTGAACTGTTGCAACAGTACCTGGACGGTCTGTCGGTAGGAGCATCGTTGCCGGATACGGAAATGCAGCCTGCCGATGACCTTGCACTTGTGGGCGTGCAAGCATTGCTCTCGGCATACCGGCTGTCGCACGGCAAGCTCGTGTACCTGTATCAAACCATTGCGTTGCTTGAATTTGCCCTGACAAAAAGCAACAAGGGGTATCAGCTACGAATGCTGCTCATCCGTAGCTATATTCTTGCAGGCGCGTTTGATCGCGCTTCGGTTCATTACGGCCTGCTTGGACTGAAAAGTGTACAGGCGGACACGCTGTCACACCTGATCAGTGAGCGTTGCTCGTGCTTCTCTTCGGtgtgctcgagcagcacagaTGCGGACGAGGGACTATACAAAACAATTGTCCGCACACTGTCGACATCGCAAGCAATCTACGAAGAGAACTCGACGTCTACACCAGACATGATTTCCAAAGCATTGGAGCACGGTATCTACTCTCGCGTCGAGGAGTTTGTCGAATTTGGCGATGCGTTAGAGAGATCGTTTCAGCGACAGGTGTTGCGGTTGGAAGAGTCGCGTTCGCATTTCATGAATCGACGAAACTTGCGGAACGAGCAAGAGAGGAAACAGTTCGAAGCTGGCATTGCCAAGGCGGTCGAAGCTGTCAAGCGGGATGGGGAGAAGGGACTGTCGGACCAGAGAGATTTCGCGGTGCTTGTCAACTATCAGCCGCTGGATACGCCGAAtgtcgaggagctgacACAGGTGGGTGCGCGTAAGGATGCGGGGTGGGTGCGGAGTATTGCTTGGACGCTGTCGACAGAGAGCGGGTCGGTGGAAGAGACCGACTTACAGAGCCTGACAGCTCAAGAAAGGGCGCTAGTTGCTGTCACTCAAAGTGCACGTTCGGGGACGCTGGATCCGACAAGGCTGACACAGATGCTGGAATCGACCAAGAGTACCGTCCGATCGCTCATGGAGTTGGCGAGTAATTCGGCGAGTCAAACTGGCACGATCCGACCAGTGGATGCGGTACATGAAGTGGCGCTAACACTGGAAGCCATCTACCACACGCACTCGAAACTGGACGATGAATCAAAGTCAACGTGCAAAACACACCTGGCAGAAATGGCTACGCTTGTCAACCACCTCTCTAGAGCAAGCGAGGCAGTAGGATCACCGACAGTTCTTCAAGGTGGTTTCGCGTCGTTGGGTAAGGACAAAGTGGAACAGATGCTGAAGAGCACTTGCGACAATGTGGCTCACAGCTTGACCAAGGTGTTTGGCAACTTGAGGGATGCTCTACGAGATGCCTTGTGATGTAGACTGACACGGATTCGCCAACcagacactcacgactcgctctctctctctctctctctctccgTGAAATCGAACGAGGCGTGAGGTGCGCGAGTCTCCAAaacacagtcacagagttatcagtcgtgagtaacGGTGGCGGTGGTTTCGgccaacaatcacgaatcatcacgaatcacgaatcacgaatcacgaatcacgaacgtTGGCGCGTTGTGGTGGTACGTTTGTGATTTGTTTGGCTTGCGTGTTGGGTTTCAAGCGATATTTACTTTTCAAAgatgaatcacgaatcagtGAATCACTTTGAATGGTATCAGATCTGTCTCAGCTTGACCTTAACATATTTGGCTGCATGCGTGACGTGAATTTCAACGCCATCGCGCATCGCACATGGCTGCTGGATTACAGACGCGTCTCACTCAGCCCAGGCTCTTTTACTAATTGATGGAAGGCGTAAAGAGAAACAACCGATCTGCCTCGCTTGTGAAGTTTTGAtacatttgtgattcgtgattctcgaaAAGTTAGTCACAGAGTggatttacgattcacgattactTGCTCAGTTAACGTGAACTTGGCTGGTTTAGGCTCggctattcgtgattcagcATTTCGGCCTAGGTTTGGTGCGTTTTGCCTTTGGCgaatcactcacgactcgtaaATCACAAATGCCGTTTCGGACAGAACGTTTCTGCATTCAGTTTGGTTACTCTCGtccattcatgattcacaattccCTTTCACAATTCcctttcacgattcacgattcgtgagtgtgattcgtgatttgtgcaattgtgaatcagAAGGGTTCCAAGGGTTCCAAGGGTTCCGTGGGTTCCGTTCTCATGAATTAAGCCGCGTCGAGTTGAATCTCGAGCCCCGCGCTTAGACCAAGACGAGATTTCCTCCCTCGGCCGCTGCTCGTTTTGGCAACCACACTTGGCcgtttgctgcttgcttcaCGTCCACTCGCATTCACCCCATCTTCTACATTGCGCATCAACTCCTCTGTTCTTCCTTGCCTCGTTGGCCAAGATACCCCACTCACCTCCACTGATACCCCATTCCCACACAAGTGCCACATATCTCTTAACCATCCAACGTTCCAAGAGCTGCCACAGCAAGTGAACAAGCCAGTTGTCACCTCTTTGATACCAATTCGAGCTCTGAGCTCCGAGCTACGAGCTACCATCTCTTGGACAAGGAAACACTTGCCCTCGCGTAatggctgctgttgcgccACCCAAGCCTCTAAACCTCGCCCTCCCTTTCCAACGAGCCGCCCTTCCATCCCAATCCTGCTCCTGCCGCGAAGCGCAAATGACTACACGCAAGCTCTTCGGTCGCTCGCGCAAGCACAATGATTCTGTACACCAAGCCAAACGTCAGTCGCAAGCTGACCCTTTCACCTCCAGCGTCGAAAGCTACGCcgacgacaagctgctAGCCAGTCGCGATACCAAC
It contains:
- a CDS encoding uncharacterized protein (related to CST26 - protein required for incorporation of stearic acid into phosphatidylinositol), which produces MSSNATTNSIPENVSAKTGLGSSATAPPYTIPISSRPPKQTYLQTTLFALVFNICIISVHLFQLLSWPLSLHPATKPIYHSHIAYTKLAFARILLIISQFFGPSQLIISIGDGKGGYLDPETFVHRNKQTGKIVSIDLPSRSIWMSNHQVYTDWLYLWCLAYYADLADSILIILKKSLKWIPFIGWGMQFYRFIFLARNWASDQAQLAKQLGEVASQNQNDAFSSASTDTAKKLLLLIFPEGTLVSSQTRPVSAKFAEKMGIKDMENLLLPRSTGLFFCLRTLAKEMHDLWLVDFSVGYPGVPPAGHGQDFYTLRSIFMQGVPPPAIHVHLTMTRITKPVAGDTSSNAVAVAQLATADIDAPPLGANIKPAESSEEERSAFETWLRQRWTNKDAEMHRFYTDGDFVQGEFTSLVKQGKQADPAQAHGKYVVLPVELRSLKEIGDAACWGISFIVLWSASKVYKAVFG
- a CDS encoding uncharacterized protein (related to MDM20 non-catalytic subunit of the NatB N-terminal acetyltransferase), producing the protein MNAAFNPLAMLAERVCGPIYNAIDTGNNVLAVRHADKVLQSQPDLALASALKALALVRSSKRAEADQICTKLVKRGLRKGEENALTPLIWTLGRLGRTDDEITLLEAAVKASPNDESLARQAFFAFIKNKAFQKAQQLALKMHKSFTGRNRAQGRFVEEYFWWSILSYLLLARDPKAPGAALALPLSQRMIEKQIESKPLGLNDEEALCLLLQVLIRQGKKQDAFDLVAAQDSVGHKLCDRNLGLEFTRTDLAQDLQNWRYVEASCWKRIDGGSRNWAHFSGYLDAAEKLGKDHLVAAQKKINVLLSIKGATKDRSVRLAELEVVRKRWNMGDQDAEPQLEAKLVSYFDQFASKACCHEDLVVYLGVLGAESRARLTEKIKSKARSLPIKNELDLRTNISIVKITRTIQPAITMTEESEATLATELLQQYLDGLSVGASLPDTEMQPADDLALVGVQALLSAYRLSHGKLVYLYQTIALLEFALTKSNKGYQLRMLLIRSYILAGAFDRASVHYGLLGLKSVQADTLSHLISERCSCFSSVCSSSTDADEGLYKTIVRTLSTSQAIYEENSTSTPDMISKALEHGIYSRVEEFVEFGDALERSFQRQVLRLEESRSHFMNRRNLRNEQERKQFEAGIAKAVEAVKRDGEKGLSDQRDFAVLVNYQPLDTPNVEELTQVGARKDAGWVRSIAWTLSTESGSVEETDLQSLTAQERALVAVTQSARSGTLDPTRLTQMLESTKSTVRSLMELASNSASQTGTIRPVDAVHEVALTLEAIYHTHSKLDDESKSTCKTHLAEMATLVNHLSRASEAVGSPTVLQGGFASLGKDKVEQMLKSTCDNVAHSLTKVFGNLRDALRDAL